Proteins encoded by one window of Blautia faecicola:
- a CDS encoding transglycosylase domain-containing protein codes for MNFGKNSTHKKRKQLSSASSKRGKRAGVTFLRVLFLSFAAVCVIFCCMGVGAFRAILDTSPDISDVNIMPSGNATFVYDADGNQLQKLSAPNANRMSVSISKIPLDMQHAIVAIEDERFYEHNGIDIQGILRAFVNGVSHGFHFNEGASTLTQQLLKNNVFTNWTNEGKIERFKRKIQEQYLALQLEASLTAEGMDTKSVILENYLNTINLSAGTYGIQAAAQRYFGKNSEDLTLSECAVLAAIPQNPYAYNPIRFPEENAKRRKKVLTNMLDQGYITKAQYEEALADNVYERIQATDSSQETATPYSYFIDELTSQIITDLQEQKGYTKVQAQNALYSGGLRIYTTQDPSIQSILDEEYQNEENFPAHTQVGIDWALTVQKADGTTQNYSKEMMKLYFKDHGDENFDLLFDSEEEAQNYVDQYKAAVVGEGETIVAERISFAAQPQSSMVIIDQHTGYVKALVGGRGEKTASLTLNRATDTYRQPGSTFKPLAVYGPAINDLGLTLADTYVDQAIAYENTNRPVKNAYSGYRGTMTIRDALKYSCNTIAVQCFRDITPRLGYTYLKELGFDKVTDHEVINGQVYDDAREPTALGGITNGVSTLELTAAYAAIANGGTYTKPVFYTKILDQNGDVVLENKPQTTKVFRESTAYLLTSALESVVNDEGGTGNGLQLDNMPVAGKTGTTSATRDVWFAGFTPYYTCAVWAGYDTNEFLEDDCKSFHKTLWKKVMSRIHEDLPYVDFEMPSTVKEATICTSSGLLAGSGCPTRTEYFETSTIPTVRCTRHYVAPTPSPWHSHETDPSDSDEDADTDTDGTDTDGDGTDTNGDGTDTVPGDDSTVPAAPDDTAPVPDTPATPDTAPVQDYSAG; via the coding sequence ATGAATTTTGGAAAAAATTCCACCCATAAAAAGCGAAAACAACTGTCTTCCGCCTCCTCGAAGAGAGGAAAACGGGCGGGTGTTACTTTTCTGCGTGTTCTGTTCCTGAGCTTTGCTGCAGTATGCGTGATCTTCTGCTGCATGGGCGTCGGCGCTTTCCGTGCCATTCTCGATACTTCACCGGATATCTCCGATGTAAATATCATGCCCAGCGGCAATGCCACCTTCGTATACGATGCAGATGGCAATCAGCTTCAGAAACTCTCCGCTCCGAACGCCAACCGTATGTCGGTATCGATCAGCAAGATTCCGCTGGACATGCAGCATGCGATTGTTGCCATTGAGGATGAACGTTTTTATGAGCATAACGGAATCGATATTCAGGGAATCCTGCGTGCCTTTGTAAACGGTGTTTCCCATGGATTTCATTTTAATGAGGGTGCAAGTACCCTGACACAGCAGTTACTGAAAAACAACGTATTTACCAACTGGACGAACGAAGGGAAGATCGAGCGTTTCAAACGTAAGATCCAGGAGCAGTATCTGGCGCTTCAGCTGGAGGCTTCCCTGACCGCAGAGGGCATGGACACAAAAAGCGTGATCCTGGAAAATTATCTGAATACCATCAACCTCTCCGCCGGAACCTATGGGATACAGGCGGCAGCACAGCGGTATTTTGGAAAAAACAGTGAAGACCTGACGCTGTCCGAATGTGCCGTACTGGCTGCAATCCCGCAGAACCCTTACGCGTACAACCCGATCCGTTTCCCGGAGGAAAATGCAAAGCGCCGCAAAAAGGTACTGACCAATATGCTCGATCAGGGGTATATTACCAAAGCGCAGTATGAGGAAGCGCTTGCCGATAATGTCTACGAACGGATTCAGGCGACGGATTCTTCGCAGGAAACCGCCACTCCGTATTCTTATTTTATCGACGAACTGACTTCCCAGATCATTACCGATCTGCAGGAGCAGAAAGGGTACACCAAGGTACAGGCACAGAATGCGCTTTACAGCGGCGGTCTCCGTATCTACACCACCCAGGATCCTTCGATCCAGTCCATTCTGGATGAGGAATATCAGAACGAAGAAAACTTCCCTGCTCATACGCAGGTTGGTATCGACTGGGCTTTAACGGTGCAGAAAGCGGATGGGACCACACAGAACTACAGTAAAGAAATGATGAAACTGTATTTTAAAGATCACGGAGACGAAAATTTCGACCTGCTGTTTGACTCGGAAGAGGAAGCACAGAATTATGTGGATCAATACAAAGCAGCTGTCGTAGGCGAAGGCGAAACTATCGTTGCCGAACGAATCAGCTTTGCTGCACAGCCGCAGTCTTCCATGGTGATCATCGACCAGCACACCGGTTATGTCAAAGCTCTCGTCGGCGGCCGCGGGGAAAAAACCGCCAGTCTGACGCTGAACCGTGCAACCGACACCTACCGGCAGCCGGGTTCTACCTTCAAACCTCTGGCTGTTTACGGACCTGCGATCAACGATCTGGGACTTACGCTGGCAGACACCTATGTAGACCAGGCGATCGCTTATGAAAATACCAACCGACCGGTCAAAAATGCCTACAGCGGTTATCGCGGTACAATGACGATCCGCGATGCCCTCAAATATTCCTGTAACACCATCGCCGTGCAGTGTTTCCGTGACATCACACCACGACTTGGCTACACGTATCTGAAAGAACTTGGCTTTGATAAGGTTACCGATCATGAAGTCATCAACGGTCAGGTATATGATGACGCGCGGGAACCTACGGCACTTGGCGGTATCACCAATGGTGTCTCCACCCTGGAACTGACCGCTGCCTATGCGGCGATCGCAAACGGCGGCACTTACACCAAACCGGTATTTTACACCAAAATCCTCGATCAGAACGGGGATGTGGTTCTGGAAAACAAGCCGCAGACAACCAAAGTGTTCCGTGAGAGCACCGCATATCTGCTGACAAGCGCTCTCGAGAGTGTTGTCAATGACGAAGGCGGTACCGGTAACGGACTGCAGCTTGACAATATGCCGGTAGCCGGTAAGACAGGTACAACCTCTGCAACCCGTGATGTGTGGTTTGCAGGATTTACCCCATATTATACCTGCGCGGTATGGGCAGGTTATGACACCAACGAATTTCTGGAAGATGACTGCAAATCGTTCCACAAAACACTGTGGAAAAAGGTTATGAGCCGGATCCATGAGGATCTTCCGTATGTAGACTTTGAGATGCCTTCTACCGTAAAGGAAGCGACGATCTGTACGTCCAGCGGACTGCTGGCAGGCTCCGGATGCCCGACCCGTACCGAATATTTCGAAACTTCCACTATCCCTACGGTTCGCTGTACCCGCCATTATGTGGCTCCGACACCGTCTCCGTGGCACTCACACGAAACGGATCCGTCAGACTCCGACGAGGATGCAGATACCGATACCGATGGAACCGATACAGACGGAGATGGAACCGATACAAACGGAGATGGAACCGACACCGTTCCGGGCGATGATTCCACCGTGCCTGCGGCTCCGGATGACACTGCCCCGGTACCGGACACTCCTGCAACACCGGATACAGCCCCTGTGCAAGATTACTCTGCCGGGTAG
- a CDS encoding YigZ family protein yields the protein MLERYKTVYRGKEGEIIEKKSRFIATVRLVETEEEALAFIEEMKKKYWNATHNCFAYVIGERRECVRCSDDGEPSGTAGKPMLDVLLGEDMYNTAVVVTRYFGGTLLGTGGLVRAYSKAVQEGLAQSDLIEKQYGNILEIGTDYNGVGKIQYLIGENKIPVLESEYTDKVRFRVLLPLSETEHFQKLLTEATNARASQEIVDSCYYAVWNGQILMGEELRG from the coding sequence ATGTTGGAGCGATATAAAACAGTCTATCGTGGAAAAGAGGGAGAAATCATCGAAAAAAAATCCCGTTTTATTGCCACGGTACGGCTGGTGGAGACGGAAGAGGAAGCGCTTGCGTTTATCGAAGAGATGAAAAAGAAATACTGGAACGCCACACATAACTGCTTTGCCTATGTGATCGGGGAACGGCGGGAATGTGTGCGTTGCAGTGATGACGGAGAACCGAGCGGAACGGCGGGAAAACCGATGTTGGATGTGCTGCTGGGAGAAGACATGTACAATACGGCAGTTGTCGTGACGAGATATTTTGGCGGTACGCTTCTTGGAACCGGCGGACTGGTGCGCGCGTATTCGAAGGCGGTGCAGGAAGGACTGGCGCAGAGCGATCTGATCGAAAAACAGTATGGAAATATCCTCGAGATCGGAACGGATTATAATGGTGTCGGAAAAATACAGTATCTGATCGGAGAGAACAAAATACCGGTGCTGGAGTCAGAGTATACCGATAAAGTGCGGTTCCGTGTACTGCTTCCGCTCAGCGAGACGGAGCATTTTCAGAAACTGCTGACCGAGGCGACGAATGCGCGGGCAAGTCAGGAGATTGTGGACAGCTGTTATTATGCGGTGTGGAACGGACAGATCCTGATGGGAGAGGAGTTGCGAGGATAA
- a CDS encoding peptidylprolyl isomerase: MSNPVITITMENGDVMKGELYPEIAPNTVNNFISLANKHFYDGKIFHRVIPGFMIQGGCPEGTGMGGPGYSIRGEFAQNGFANDLKHTPGVLSMARAMHPDSAGSQFFIMHETSPHLDGAYAAFGKITEGLDVIDKIATVQTDFRDRPLEDQVIATIVIDTLGETYPEPETV; encoded by the coding sequence ATGTCAAATCCTGTTATTACGATTACAATGGAAAACGGTGATGTGATGAAAGGCGAACTCTATCCGGAGATTGCCCCGAACACCGTCAACAACTTTATCAGTCTGGCAAACAAACATTTCTACGATGGAAAGATCTTCCACCGTGTCATTCCGGGATTTATGATCCAGGGCGGATGCCCGGAAGGAACCGGAATGGGTGGTCCGGGATACTCCATCAGGGGAGAATTCGCACAGAACGGTTTCGCCAATGACCTGAAACACACACCTGGCGTTTTGTCCATGGCACGTGCCATGCATCCGGATTCTGCCGGAAGCCAGTTCTTCATCATGCATGAGACTTCTCCACACCTGGATGGTGCTTATGCAGCTTTCGGTAAGATCACCGAAGGTCTGGATGTCATCGATAAGATCGCGACTGTACAGACCGATTTCCGTGACAGACCGCTGGAAGATCAGGTGATCGCAACAATCGTGATCGATACCCTGGGTGAGACTTATCCGGAACCAGAGACTGTTTAA
- a CDS encoding YkgJ family cysteine cluster protein: protein MEREIDLQEISDGKLYTNKDMVKAGCGECQGCSDCCRGMGSSIFLDPMDIYRLTTGLECSFEDLLSTCVELHVVDGFIQPNMKMVGKEEQCPFLNEKGRCNIHAIRPGICRLFPLGRCYDGEGGFQYFLQIYECKKEPKSKVKIKNWLGVEEIGKYERFVAQWHYFQKDAQKVLAGISQEALVKKIHLYLLAQFYQKPYQAGRDFYEQFEERLREAKQQIGIAG from the coding sequence ATGGAAAGAGAAATTGATTTACAGGAAATATCCGACGGGAAATTATATACAAATAAAGATATGGTAAAGGCAGGATGCGGTGAATGTCAGGGATGTTCCGACTGCTGTCGGGGGATGGGAAGCTCGATCTTTCTGGATCCGATGGATATTTACCGGCTGACAACGGGGCTGGAATGTTCCTTTGAAGATCTCTTAAGCACCTGTGTGGAACTGCATGTGGTGGACGGGTTTATCCAGCCGAATATGAAGATGGTGGGAAAGGAAGAACAGTGCCCGTTTCTGAATGAAAAAGGTCGCTGCAACATCCATGCGATCCGTCCGGGGATCTGCCGGCTGTTTCCGCTGGGAAGATGCTATGACGGCGAGGGCGGATTTCAGTATTTTCTTCAGATCTATGAGTGCAAAAAGGAGCCGAAGTCCAAAGTAAAGATCAAAAACTGGCTCGGTGTGGAAGAGATTGGAAAATACGAGCGGTTTGTGGCACAGTGGCATTATTTCCAGAAGGATGCACAGAAAGTGCTGGCGGGAATCTCACAGGAGGCTCTTGTAAAGAAGATTCATCTGTATCTGCTGGCACAGTTTTACCAGAAACCGTATCAGGCAGGACGGGATTTTTATGAACAGTTTGAAGAAAGGCTCCGGGAAGCAAAACAGCAGATCGGGATCGCAGGATAA
- a CDS encoding NTP transferase domain-containing protein has product MVKSEFDDCFQNGNYDALRPYHVDNAIILAAGMCSRFKPLSDTKPKAFLKVKGEIMIERMIRQLIEVEIPEIYIVVGHQKEAFSYLEEKYGVHLIENTEYAVRNNLSSIYAARKVLKNSYICSSDLYCMENIFDPYVYESYYAGAFSAEKTAKLCVTTGFNGKISRIRRGGSNCWYMTGPAYWDNQFSARFCELMLKEYDAPESADLSWEAFLCSHLDELSMALRKYPEGIIREFNSLDELCLFDTSYIPYRDSLKTT; this is encoded by the coding sequence ATGGTAAAGTCTGAATTCGATGACTGTTTTCAAAATGGCAATTACGATGCGCTGCGTCCCTATCATGTAGATAACGCCATCATTCTTGCCGCCGGTATGTGTTCCCGGTTCAAGCCTCTGTCTGATACGAAACCAAAGGCATTTTTAAAGGTCAAGGGGGAGATCATGATCGAGCGCATGATCCGTCAGCTGATCGAGGTTGAGATCCCGGAAATTTATATCGTTGTCGGTCATCAAAAAGAAGCATTTTCTTATCTGGAAGAAAAATACGGCGTACACCTGATTGAAAATACAGAGTATGCAGTCCGGAACAATCTTTCATCCATCTATGCAGCACGAAAGGTACTGAAAAATTCTTATATCTGTTCGTCTGACCTGTACTGTATGGAAAATATTTTTGATCCTTATGTCTATGAGTCTTACTACGCGGGTGCATTTTCCGCAGAAAAGACAGCCAAATTATGTGTCACCACCGGTTTTAACGGAAAGATCTCCCGCATCCGGAGAGGCGGCAGCAACTGCTGGTATATGACCGGTCCCGCTTACTGGGACAATCAGTTTTCCGCCCGTTTCTGCGAACTGATGCTGAAAGAATACGACGCACCGGAATCCGCAGATCTCAGCTGGGAAGCTTTCTTATGCAGCCATCTGGACGAGCTTTCCATGGCGCTTCGCAAATACCCGGAGGGCATTATCCGCGAATTCAACAGTCTCGATGAGCTTTGTCTTTTCGATACTTCTTATATTCCGTACCGGGATTCACTGAAGACAACCTGA
- a CDS encoding L,D-transpeptidase family protein, whose protein sequence is MKKRKNILLALGIVLTMSMAVPSAAAVNRESGKQSVASQEVTQDVQEVLEQDLLTDVSEQAVKPQWKQVSVNDDTKWMLQLNQETNAADGAYVINGKTYWFDQEGYLVTGTVKVEKTTTGDATTGKAALKAGTYFFQNVGESPEKDDLGSMVKNAWVNDAEDGSAWFYMGTDGTIDTGISGWQQVEQSFWVKADKGVGAIQEEGWYQINGAWYYLQADGFRDETKIGIQEVNGKTYCLNKDGIVQKGFQILDGIGYICDVQKGTVVKADNCWELVAGDYYWYEDGKPATGWRVVKGKHFYMNPENGKMMTGFYKDETGKLYYSDIYGARLEQAGWNLINNTWYWINTDASVATGWVSPNGKTKYYMGEDGAMTVGWCVIDGTYYFFTGSGAMHTGWLQRFSGWYYLNEDGTMATGWKVVNGKWYYFDENGMMQTGWTQVNSVWYYMDANGTMQTGWLKVPSGWYYLSGNGAMMTGWYVVNGKWYYSNAAGTMMTGWVECPSGWYYTDASGAMQTGWARIKGKWYYLDAAKGGAATVGWKRIGNFKYYFNEYCAMEQDLDNILGRQSSYQITVNRVKCQVMVYAKSETGKYDIPVKTFTCSVGKAGTPTHAGQYATLKRSNPVELMGPSYGKYGTQINIYGDWFHSVACSNEDPTFALSAGNFNMLGQPASHGCVRLCVRDAKWIYDNCGLYTTVLISDTEATPFDRPATIKIPSGQNWDPTDEVALKILAGKNNNKK, encoded by the coding sequence ATGAAAAAAAGAAAGAACATACTGCTTGCACTGGGAATCGTTCTGACAATGTCCATGGCAGTTCCGTCAGCAGCCGCAGTAAACAGAGAGTCCGGCAAACAGTCTGTTGCAAGTCAGGAGGTAACCCAGGATGTACAGGAAGTTCTGGAACAGGATCTGCTGACCGATGTATCGGAACAGGCCGTAAAACCACAGTGGAAACAAGTTTCGGTGAATGACGATACAAAATGGATGTTGCAGCTGAATCAGGAGACAAACGCTGCGGATGGCGCGTATGTGATCAATGGAAAAACATATTGGTTCGACCAGGAGGGGTATCTGGTTACAGGAACCGTAAAAGTAGAAAAGACAACGACCGGTGATGCGACAACGGGAAAAGCCGCACTGAAGGCAGGTACATACTTCTTCCAGAACGTGGGTGAGAGTCCGGAAAAAGATGATCTGGGAAGCATGGTGAAAAATGCATGGGTCAACGATGCGGAAGATGGGTCTGCATGGTTTTATATGGGAACCGACGGAACCATCGATACCGGTATCAGCGGCTGGCAGCAGGTAGAACAGAGTTTCTGGGTAAAAGCAGACAAAGGTGTCGGAGCGATACAGGAAGAAGGCTGGTACCAGATCAACGGCGCATGGTATTATCTGCAGGCAGACGGCTTCCGCGATGAGACAAAGATCGGCATCCAGGAGGTAAACGGAAAAACCTACTGTCTGAACAAAGATGGAATCGTACAGAAAGGATTCCAGATCTTGGACGGTATCGGTTATATCTGTGATGTACAGAAAGGAACAGTAGTAAAAGCAGATAACTGCTGGGAACTGGTTGCCGGAGATTATTACTGGTATGAAGATGGAAAACCTGCTACCGGATGGCGGGTTGTCAAAGGCAAACACTTTTATATGAACCCGGAAAACGGCAAGATGATGACCGGATTCTACAAAGATGAAACAGGTAAGCTGTATTACAGCGATATCTACGGAGCAAGACTGGAGCAGGCAGGATGGAATCTGATCAACAATACCTGGTACTGGATCAACACCGATGCTTCCGTAGCGACCGGATGGGTCAGCCCGAACGGAAAGACCAAATATTATATGGGTGAAGACGGAGCCATGACGGTTGGCTGGTGCGTGATCGACGGTACCTACTATTTCTTCACCGGAAGCGGTGCGATGCATACCGGATGGCTGCAGCGTTTCAGCGGCTGGTATTATCTGAACGAAGACGGAACAATGGCAACCGGCTGGAAAGTGGTCAATGGAAAATGGTATTACTTTGATGAAAATGGAATGATGCAGACCGGATGGACACAGGTAAACAGTGTCTGGTATTACATGGATGCCAACGGCACGATGCAGACCGGATGGCTGAAAGTTCCGAGCGGCTGGTACTATCTCTCCGGTAACGGTGCGATGATGACCGGCTGGTATGTAGTCAACGGAAAATGGTACTACAGCAATGCAGCAGGAACCATGATGACCGGCTGGGTAGAGTGCCCGAGCGGCTGGTATTATACAGATGCCAGCGGAGCAATGCAGACCGGATGGGCAAGAATCAAGGGAAAATGGTATTACCTGGATGCTGCAAAAGGCGGTGCGGCAACCGTAGGCTGGAAACGGATCGGCAACTTCAAATATTACTTCAATGAATACTGTGCAATGGAGCAGGATCTTGACAATATCCTTGGAAGACAGTCCTCTTATCAGATCACGGTCAACCGGGTAAAATGCCAGGTTATGGTATATGCGAAGAGTGAAACCGGAAAATATGATATCCCGGTAAAAACCTTCACCTGTTCCGTAGGAAAGGCAGGTACACCGACCCATGCAGGACAGTATGCGACTCTGAAAAGGAGCAATCCGGTAGAACTGATGGGACCGTCTTACGGAAAATACGGAACACAGATCAATATCTATGGTGACTGGTTCCACTCTGTAGCGTGTAGCAATGAGGATCCGACCTTTGCACTGAGCGCCGGAAACTTCAATATGCTGGGACAGCCGGCATCTCACGGATGCGTACGTCTGTGCGTAAGAGATGCAAAATGGATCTATGATAACTGTGGTCTTTACACAACGGTTCTGATCTCCGATACAGAGGCAACACCGTTTGACAGACCGGCTACGATCAAGATTCCGTCAGGACAGAACTGGGATCCGACCGATGAGGTGGCACTGAAGATTCTGGCAGGAAAAAACAATAATAAAAAGTAA
- a CDS encoding L,D-transpeptidase family protein, which produces MKQRRRLLFGLGILISLSMAVPAYAADATQGTAQVSESVQEVLQDEENVEVPGTENEEGGTVDAADPTDGQDENSNGQQADSEDAATAAVKSGWQQIAANTWIYYDQNGNRDYTKTGMQTIGDKVYYLDENGVAQSGTFLAADGKEYVFDAGKGTATLKISDGWNEIDGKWYWYQNGKPYKGWLQRFSGWYYLKEDGTMTTGWYEVKGVRYYFDENGTMVTGWVQDGENWYYMSASGAMQTGWVQNHTGWYYLGNSGVMQTGWYVVKGKWYYSNAAGTMQTGWVNDGKHWYYMNADGVMQTDWVQTHTGWYYLGNSGVMQTGWYVVRGHWYYSNAAGTMQTGWVNDGKNWYYTDSNGAMQTGWLRNGGGWYYLKSSGAMATGWNRVGSYKYYFNGSGAMLQDLDSVLGRQSSYYITVNRRTCQVMVYAKSETGRYDIPVKTFACSVGLPATPTPTGTYNTLAQYRWHTLMGPSYGQYCTRIVGGVLFHSVAGNSMTVKNLNAANYNMLGQPASHGCVRLCVRDAKWIYDNCAVGTTVTIGDSLAAPFGKPATIKIPAWQTWDPTDPAAPK; this is translated from the coding sequence ATGAAGCAGAGAAGACGTCTGTTATTTGGACTGGGAATTTTGATTTCATTATCGATGGCTGTTCCGGCGTATGCGGCAGATGCAACACAGGGAACCGCACAGGTGAGTGAAAGTGTACAGGAAGTGCTCCAGGATGAGGAAAATGTGGAAGTCCCGGGAACAGAAAATGAAGAAGGCGGAACTGTCGATGCAGCTGATCCGACAGACGGACAGGACGAAAACAGTAACGGACAGCAGGCAGACAGTGAGGATGCGGCAACCGCAGCGGTAAAGAGTGGATGGCAGCAGATCGCTGCGAATACCTGGATCTATTACGATCAGAACGGCAACCGGGATTATACGAAAACCGGTATGCAGACTATCGGAGATAAAGTGTATTACCTGGATGAAAACGGGGTTGCACAGTCCGGTACATTTTTGGCAGCAGACGGAAAAGAATATGTTTTTGATGCAGGAAAAGGAACGGCTACATTAAAGATTTCGGATGGCTGGAATGAGATCGACGGCAAATGGTACTGGTATCAGAACGGAAAGCCATACAAAGGATGGCTGCAGCGTTTCAGCGGTTGGTACTATCTGAAAGAAGACGGAACGATGACAACCGGCTGGTATGAGGTAAAAGGTGTCAGGTATTATTTTGATGAAAACGGAACGATGGTAACCGGCTGGGTACAGGATGGAGAAAACTGGTATTATATGAGCGCCAGCGGAGCGATGCAGACAGGATGGGTACAGAATCATACCGGCTGGTACTATCTTGGCAACAGCGGTGTGATGCAGACCGGATGGTATGTGGTAAAAGGCAAATGGTATTACAGCAATGCCGCAGGAACGATGCAGACGGGCTGGGTGAATGATGGAAAACACTGGTATTACATGAACGCGGACGGCGTGATGCAGACAGACTGGGTACAGACGCACACGGGCTGGTACTATCTTGGAAACAGCGGCGTGATGCAGACGGGCTGGTATGTGGTGAGAGGACACTGGTATTACAGTAACGCTGCAGGAACGATGCAGACGGGCTGGGTGAACGACGGAAAGAACTGGTACTATACAGACAGCAACGGAGCGATGCAGACGGGCTGGTTAAGAAACGGCGGTGGCTGGTATTATCTGAAATCCAGCGGAGCTATGGCAACCGGATGGAACCGTGTCGGATCCTACAAATATTATTTTAACGGAAGCGGAGCAATGTTACAGGATCTCGACAGCGTACTTGGTCGCCAGTCTTCCTATTATATTACAGTAAACCGCAGAACCTGCCAGGTTATGGTATATGCAAAGAGCGAAACCGGAAGATATGATATCCCGGTCAAAACATTTGCCTGTTCCGTAGGTCTGCCGGCAACTCCGACCCCGACCGGTACTTATAACACGCTGGCACAGTACCGCTGGCATACTCTGATGGGACCTTCCTACGGACAGTACTGCACGAGAATCGTAGGCGGTGTGCTGTTCCACTCCGTAGCCGGAAATAGCATGACTGTGAAAAACCTGAACGCAGCCAACTACAATATGCTGGGACAGCCGGCATCTCACGGATGTGTACGTCTGTGTGTAAGAGATGCAAAATGGATCTATGACAACTGTGCAGTAGGAACCACCGTAACGATCGGCGATTCCCTGGCAGCACCGTTTGGCAAACCGGCAACGATCAAGATTCCGGCATGGCAGACATGGGATCCAACCGATCCGGCAGCACCAAAATAA
- a CDS encoding BlaI/MecI/CopY family transcriptional regulator — protein sequence MYGLTPREEQIMNTIWNMDHPCLISEVLKAEPSLKRNTVAPALVVLENKGYLKVDSIGKSYTRTGKAYVAAISKEAYREQKAFLDAISHSRDTETGVLDFLTAYVKSANMSPDFPERIRKVLESC from the coding sequence ATGTATGGATTGACACCCAGGGAAGAACAGATTATGAATACCATATGGAATATGGATCATCCTTGTCTGATTTCAGAAGTTTTAAAGGCAGAGCCGTCTTTAAAACGGAATACAGTAGCTCCCGCGCTGGTTGTCCTTGAAAATAAAGGTTATCTGAAAGTGGATTCGATTGGAAAATCTTATACCAGAACAGGAAAAGCGTATGTGGCTGCTATTTCAAAAGAAGCTTACAGAGAACAGAAGGCATTTTTAGATGCCATTTCTCATAGTCGTGATACAGAAACCGGAGTTCTTGATTTCCTTACCGCTTATGTAAAATCAGCAAACATGAGTCCTGATTTCCCGGAGCGGATACGGAAGGTACTTGAGAGCTGCTAA